The proteins below come from a single Pichia kudriavzevii chromosome 2, complete sequence genomic window:
- a CDS encoding uncharacterized protein (PKUD0B09350; similar to Saccharomyces cerevisiae YGR281W (YOR1); ancestral locus Anc_5.10): MSALNTDALESQPDFKFQRQKRLMSPFMSKKVPPIPTKEERKPYGEYHTNILFRIMFWWLNPILNVGYKRTLTEQDLFYLDNSQTMDTLYETFKSHLKTTIEKSMKKYLQEKYSKEGKTYDPSSIPTAEDLKDFQIPIYAIPLCLFKTLYWQYSLGNLYKVLSDCTSATTPLLQKKLINFVQMKSFTALGSTGKGVGYAIGVCLMIFFQAITVNHAFHNLQICGAKSKAILTRMLLDKSMSVDARGNHFFPASKVQSMISTDLNRVDLAIGFFPFALTCVFPIAICIGLLIWNVGVSALVGIAIFVANVGLLAVSIPRLMRFRIKAMVFTDKRVTLMKELLKNFKMIKFYSWENSYARRIQDARFKEMKLILSLQSLRNIVMSVSFAMPTLASMATFCTAFDITSGKNAASLFSSLSLFQVLSMQFMLAPVALNTAADMMVSMKKFNQFLAHADLDPEQYRIEEFHDDKLAVKVDNATFEWDTFDDDKVEDPAPEFEKQDNDSLEKVSSHNTVDYDSTEKIRNDTSSIDSTKILEKTAFPGLRNINLEIKKGEFVVVTGSIGAGKSSLLQAISGLMKRVSGKVYVDGDLLLCGYPWVQNATIRDNILFGLPFDQEKYDQVVYACSLQSDFNQFQGGDMTEVGERGITLSGGQKARINLARSVYADKDIILLDDVLSAVDAKVGRHIVDTCLLGLLKDKTRIMATHQLSLIDSADRMIFLNGDGSIDCGTISELKDRNEKLNELLSHQKDKANDSDEELELQEEIESKEQHLKEDLSEVKHEIKEEQKKMEISGDVGEEFEHADEHKEIVRIIGDEERAVNALKADVYINYAKLAFGKLGLFSLMLFVTVAALQTYCNMFTNTWLSFWIEEKFHGRSKSFYMGIYIMFAFLYTFFLAAFFYSMCYFCNRASKYLNYKASEKILHVPMSFMDISPIGRVLNRFTKDTDVLDNEILDQFRQFLSPFCNAIGTIVLCIIYIPWFAIAVPLIVTFYVLVANYYQASAREIKRLEAVKRSLVFGHFNEALSGKETIKAYRAIDRVKQRLNKLIDGQNEAYFLTIVNQRWLGANLSILSFCMVFIISFLCVFRVFNISAASTGLLLTYVINLTNTITMMMRAMTQVENEFNSVERLNHYAFDLVQEAPYEIPENDPPQDWPKYGEIIFKDVSMRYRPELPFVLKNINLSIGKGEKIGFCGRTGAGKSTFMTCLYRISEFEGTIVIDDVDISKLGLHKLRSKLTIIPQDPVLFVGSIRENLDPFGEYSDEELWEALTISGLINKEDLNEVKKQNENDDNLNKFHLIRMVEDDGVNFSIRERQLIALARALVRKTKILILDEATSSVDYATDSRIQKTIATEFDDCTILCIAHRLNTILNYDKIVVMDKGEIVEFDKPRSLFMREEGVFRSMCEQANITIEDFP, from the coding sequence ATGTCGGCGCTTAATACGGATGCCTTAGAGAGTCAGCCTGACTTCAAGTTCCAGAGACAAAAGAGGTTGATGTCTCCATTTATGTCGAAAAAAGTGCCTCCTATACCTACAAAGGAAGAGAGGAAACCCTATGGGGAGTACCATACAAACATACTATTTCGTATTATGTTTTGGTGGTTGAATCCTATTTTGAATGTCGGGTACAAAAGGACATTGACTGAACAAGATTTATTCTATCTTGATAATAGCCAGACTATGGACACCCTCTATGAGACCTTCAAAAGCCATCTAAAGACGACAATtgagaaatcaatgaaaaaatacCTTCAGGAGAAATACAGTAAAGAGGGGAAGACATATGACCCAAGTAGTATACCTACAGCTGAAGACTTAAAAGATTTCCAAATACCCATTTATGCAATCCCATTGTGCTTGTTCAAAACTCTATACTGGCAGTATAGTCTTGGTAATCTCTACAAAGTATTATCCGACTGTACATCTGCTACAACACCTTTATTGCAGAAGAAACTCATTAATTTTGTTCAGATGAAATCCTTTACCGCATTAGGAAGTACGGGGAAAGGTGTAGGGTACGCCATCGGTGTATGCTTGATGATCTTCTTCCAAGCAATAACTGTCAATCATGCCTTTCATAATTTGCAAATCTGTGGTGCCAAATCTAAGGCGATTCTTACGAGAATGTTATTGGATAAATCAATGTCAGTCGATGCCAGAGgtaatcatttttttcctgcTAGTAAAGTTCAGAGCATGATATCCACAGATTTGAATAGGGTAGATTTGGCTATTGGCTTTTTCCCATTTGCACTTACGTGTGTATTTCCAATTGCTATTTGTATAGGCTTGCTTATTTGGAACGTTGGTGTGTCAGCATTAGTGGGAATTGCCATTTTCGTTGCCAATGTCGGTCTCTTAGCCGTTTCTATACCTAGACTTATGCGGTTCAGGATAAAGGCCATGGTATTCACAGACAAGAGAGTTACTTTAATGAAAGAGCTgttaaaaaattttaaaatgaTCAAGTTCTATAGCTGGGAAAATTCATACGCCAGAAGGATCCAGGATGCCAGATTCAAGgagatgaaattgattttgtctTTACAGTCTTTAAGAAATATTGTGATGTCAGTTTCATTTGCTATGCCGACATTGGCTTCAATGGCAACATTTTGTACTGCCTTTGATATCACAAGTGGTAAAAATGCTGCCTCTTTATTCtcctctctttctctcttccaAGTTTTATCAATGCAATTCATGTTAGCCCCAGTTGCCCTTAATACTGCTGCTGATATGATGGtgtcaatgaaaaagttcaatcaatttttaGCTCATGCTGACTTGGATCCAGAGCAGTATCGTATAGAAGAATTTCACGACGATAAATTGGCGGTGAAAGTTGATAATGCCACTTTTGAATGGGATACGTTTGACGATgataaagttgaagatCCTGCTcctgaatttgaaaaacaggACAATGACAGtcttgaaaaagtttcCAGTCATAATACGGTCGATTATGACAGTACCGAAAAGATTAGAAATGATACAAGCTCGATAGATTCTACCAAAATCTTGGAGAAAACAGCATTTCCTGGCCTAAGAAACATAAATCTAGAGATTAAGAAAGGCgaatttgttgttgttacAGGTAGTATCGGTGCTGGTAAATCATCCCTTCTCCAGGCCATCTCGggattgatgaaaagagTATCTGGTAAGGTTTATGTTGATGGTGACTTATTGCTATGCGGTTATCCATGGGTTCAAAATGCTACGATTCGGGACAAcattttgtttggtttgcCATTTGACCAAGAAAAGTACGACCAAGTTGTTTATGCTTGTTCATTGCAGAGCGACTTCAATCAGTTCCAAGGTGGTGACATGACCGAGGTTGGTGAACGAGGTATTACATTATCTGGTGGTCAAAAGGCTAGAATCAACTTGGCAAGATCTGTATATGCTGACAAGGATATAATTTTACTTGATGATGTTTTAAGTGCTGTTGATGCGAAGGTGGGTCGACATATCGTTGATACTTGCCTTCTTGGTTTGTTAAAGGATAAAACTAGAATTATGGCAACTCACCAACTAAGTTTGATTGACTCTGCAGATCGAATGATTTTCCTCAATGGGGATGGAAGTATTGATTGCGGTACCATCTCAGAATTGAAAGAcagaaatgaaaaactgAACGAACTTTTGTCTCATCAAAAGGATAAGGCAAATGACTCCGACGAAGAGTTAGAATTgcaagaagaaatcgaGTCGAAAGAACAACATCTCAAAGAAGATTTATCTGAGGTGAAacatgaaatcaaagaagaacagaagaagatggaaaTAAGCGGTGATGTAGGAGAAGAGTTTGAACATGCAGATGAACATAAAGAGATTGTTAGGATTAttggtgatgaagaaagagCCGTGAATGCCCTGAAGGCGGATGTTTATATCAATTATGCTAAACTTGCATTTGGTAAACTCGGATTGTTTTCACTGATGTTGTTTGTCACAGTTGCTGCTTTACAGACTTACTGCAATATGTTTACCAACACATGGTTATCTTTTTGgatagaagaaaaattccACGGCAGATCCAAAAGTTTTTACATGGGGATCTACATTATGTTTGCCTTCTTATACACATTTTTCCTTGCTGCATTTTTCTATTCAATGTGCTATTTCTGCAATAGGGCTTCCAAGTATCTTAATTATAAAGCTTCAGAAAAAATCTTGCATGTTCCAATGTCCTTCATGGATATTTCTCCAATTGGTCGAGTTTTGAATAGATTTACAAAAGATACTGATGTGTTAGATAACGAGATACTAGATCAATTTAGACAGTTTTTGAGTCCCTTCTGCAATGCTATCGGTACCATTGTTCTATGTATTATTTACATTCCATGGTTTGCAATTGCTGTTCCCTTAATTGTTACATTTTATGTTTTGGTTGCCAATTACTACCAAGCCAGCGCTAGAGAGATCAAAAGGTTAGAAGCAGTTAAAAGGTCGTTGGTCTTTGGCCATTTCAATGAAGCATTATCCGGAAAGGAGACAATCAAAGCTTATAGGGCAATCGACAGAGTCAAGCAAAGgttgaacaaattgattgatggGCAGAACGAGGCTTATTTTCTAACCATTGTTAACCAGAGATGGTTAGGTGCCAATTTATCGATCTTATCATTTTGTATGGTCTTCATTATCTCGTTCTTGTGTGTTTTCagagttttcaatatcagtGCAGCGTCGACTGGTTTACTTTTAACCTATGTCATAAATTTGACAAATACCATTACTATGATGATGAGAGCTATGACgcaagttgaaaatgagtTCAATTCAGTTGAAAGATTAAACCATTATGCCTTTGATCTTGTCCAGGAGGCCCCTTATGAGATTCCTGAGAATGATCCACCCCAGGACTGGCCTAAGTATGGTGaaattattttcaaagatgttAGTATGAGATATAGACCAGAATTACcatttgttttgaagaatatcaACTTAAGTATTGGGAAAGGTGAGAAAATTGGATTTTGTGGAAGAACGGGTGCTGGTAAGTCTACGTTCATGACTTGCTTGTACAGGATTTCCGAATTTGAAGGAactattgttattgatgatgttgatatcaGTAAATTGGGTTTACATAAACTAAGATCCAAATTAACTATTATTCCACAAGATCCAGTGTTATTTGTCGGTTCGATCCGAGAGAATCTGGATCCATTTGGCGAGTattctgatgaagaattgtGGGAGGCACTTACAATTTCCGGTTTGATCAACAAGGAAGATCTAAACGAAGTAAAAAAACAGAAcgaaaatgatgataacTTAAACAAATTCCACCTTATCAGAATGGTGGAGGATGATGGTGTGAATTTCTCTATTCGAGAGAGACAGTTGATTGCACTTGCCAGAGCTTTGGTTaggaaaaccaaaattCTAATCTTAGATGAGGCAACATCAAGTGTTGACTATGCCACCGATTCAAGAATCCAAAAGACCATTGCCACCGAATTCGACGACTGTACGATACTGTGTATTGCTCACAGATTGAATACGATTCTAAACTACGATAAGATTGTCGTTATGGATAAGGGTGAGATTGTTGAGTTTGATAAACCAAGATCATTGTTTATGAGGGAGGAAGGGGTCTTTAGGTCTATGTGTGAGCAGGCAAATATCACAATCGAAGATTTCCCTTAA
- a CDS encoding uncharacterized protein (PKUD0B09360; Pfam Domains: Cyt-b5(3.9e-26)) codes for MLRFAATNASRKYIGTCTLCLLMVCTHNSLSTSNIQSDQGVHNEVPCAKDGVSISTVDLDELSKHNRDGDCWVSIHGRVYDVSEFVQQHPGGSDKLLRFAGKDATRGFRLQHPESYLERFLGDQKYRGRLVDAIETRRVASKKGISLPAESSLERYRGASDDEREYYKALVREYMREYKRRRREKESK; via the coding sequence atgTTACGATTTGCAGCCACTAATGCATCACGGAAATATATTGGAACATGTACACTCTGTTTGTTGATGGTATGCACACACAATTCTTTAAGCACTTCGAATATCCAAAGTGATCAAGGGGTGCATAATGAAGTGCCATGCGCAAAGGATGGGGTTTCCATTAGCACGGTAGATCTGGATGAACTCTCTAAACACAACAGGGATGGAGATTGCTGGGTCAGTATCCACGGACGAGTCTACGATGTCTCTGAATTTGTGCAGCAGCATCCCGGTGGCTCCGACAAGCTACTACGTTTTGCGGGGAAAGACGCCACCCGTGGCTTTCGGCTGCAACATCCAGAATCGTATTTGGAACGGTTCCTCGGTGATCAGAAGTATCGGGGGAGGTTAGTGGATGCCATTGAGACACGGAGAGTTGCTAGCAAAAAGGGAATATCATTACCAGCAGAGTCCTCCCTTGAACGTTATCGTGGAGCTAGCGATGATGAAAGGGAGTATTACAAGGCTCTAGTGAGAGAGTATATGAGAGAGTACAAGCGCAGAcggagagagaaagagtCAAAGTAA